From one Lycium barbarum isolate Lr01 chromosome 6, ASM1917538v2, whole genome shotgun sequence genomic stretch:
- the LOC132598941 gene encoding protein ENHANCED PSEUDOMONAS SUSCEPTIBILITY 1-like has protein sequence MASKVSIISTWTVKAGRCLIEEHHPDSKIELTPWDILELQIDYFQTGLLFSRPTFEQIRDISKATSTSSLIDHLRASLSRALDFFPPFCGRLDTTKNEQNGTTSFFIKCNNAGAQLSHATAHGIRVSNILESDYNPDVVRDFFPLNGVRNQEATSQPCFAVQVTELEDGIFIGCSNNHVVVDGTSFWHFYNSWTEISRGFNVISKIPFLKRQFPFKINHFSNRICIPNERISAGHRFSPPPMLRERVFHFMKESVAKLKAKANLEMNTTKISSLQAVLAHVWRSVIRCRSLDNSQETTFEVSIDMRERLNPPLPEGFFGNAIYPGTVTIKTGELLEHGLGWVALQVNEMIASHDHEKLKCIYENWMNDPEVVKLGDLPSNYFMLHNSPRFDFYKYDFGWGKPIAHRSGVGNMLEGKITASAGLEEGSMVLEICLSSETIQALEKDIIFGEFVTTPVVGFERTIRARV, from the coding sequence ATGGCCTCCAAGGTATCCATCATTTCAACATGGACAGTTAAAGCTGGAAGGTGTCTAATTGAAGAGCACCATCCAGATTCTAAGATTGAGTTGACACCGTGGGACATTCTTGAGCTTCAAATTGACTACTTTCAAACTGGACTCCTCTTCTCCAGGCCTACATTTGAACAAATTAGAGATATATCAAAAGCAACCAGCACCAGTTCCTTGATTGATCATCTTAGAGCTTCACTATCTCGAGCTTTAGATTTCTTCCCTCCATTCTGCGGCCGCCTTGACACAACCAAAAACGAGCAGAATGGCACCACTTCTTTCTTCATCAAGTGTAACAATGCTGGTGCTCAACTCAGCCATGCAACTGCACATGGTATTAGAGTCAGTAACATCCTGGAGTCAGATTACAATCCAGACGTGGTACGCGATTTCTTCCCACTAAATGGAGTCCGAAACCAAGAGGCTACCTCCCAACCTTGTTTTGCAGTGCAAGTAACTGAGCTTGAGGATGGCATATTCATTGGCTGCTCAAACAACCATGTGGTGGTGGACGGAACTTCTTTTTGGCATTTTTACAATTCTTGGACTGAGATATCCCGAGGTTTTAATGttatctcaaaaattcctttttTGAAACGTCAATTCCCTTTCAAAATCAATCATTTCTCTAATCGCATTTGTATACCAAATGAAAGAATCAGTGCAGGTCATAGATTCAGTCCACCACCAATGCTACGAGAAAGGGTATTTCATTTTATGAAAGAAAGTGTAGCCAAGCTAAAAGCCAAGGCCAATCTTGAAATGAACACCACCAAAATTTCGTCTCTTCAAGCTGTATTGGCTCATGTTTGGAGATCTGTAATACGTTGTCGTAGTCTTGATAACAGTCAAGAAACTACTTTTGAGGTATCCATTGACATGAGGGAAAGATTGAATCCTCCTTTACCTGAAGGGTTTTTTGGAAATGCAATTTACCCTGGTACCGTAACGATCAAGACGGGAGAGCTACTTGAGCATGGACTAGGATGGGTTGCTTTGCAAGTTAATGAGATGATTGCTTCCCATGATCATGAAAAGTTGAAGTGCATATACGAGAATTGGATGAATGACCCTGAGGTAGTAAAATTGGGCGATTTGCCAAGCAATTACTTTATGCTGCACAATTCTCCGCGATTCGATTTTTACAAGTATGATTTTGGCTGGGGAAAGCCGATTGCGCATAGAAGTGGCGTGGGGAATATGTTAGAGGGGAAAATAACAGCGTCAGCTGGGCTAGAAGAGGGGAGCATGGTTCTTGAGATTTGCCTTTCTTCAGAGACAATACAAGCATTGGAGAAAGACATAATATTTGGGGAGTTCGTGACCACACCAGTTGTTGGTTTCGAACGAACTATTCGAGCTCGTGTCTAA